From one Streptomyces sp. NBC_01478 genomic stretch:
- a CDS encoding O-methyltransferase, with product MPAQNSPSPLQDARVTAVLDRLQAERRRPTNGGPRGGAGTHDPHAYADIGFSIHADQGDLIYLLCRAIAATRVVEFATSVGVSTIYFAAAVRDNGGGTVIGSEIVPEKAATAQRNLAEAELADYVDLRVGDARETLRDLGGPVDFALIDGWPISDGGPTLARQVIEIVAPQLRTGAFVMNDNAEPDYLAYIRDPANGFRSVTLPLKGSTELSVKVS from the coding sequence ATGCCCGCGCAGAATTCCCCCAGCCCGTTGCAGGACGCCCGGGTCACGGCTGTCCTGGACCGGCTCCAGGCCGAACGCCGGCGCCCCACCAACGGCGGCCCCCGAGGCGGCGCCGGCACCCACGACCCGCACGCCTACGCCGACATCGGCTTCTCGATCCACGCCGACCAGGGCGACCTCATCTACCTGCTCTGCCGGGCGATCGCCGCGACGCGGGTGGTCGAGTTCGCCACCTCCGTCGGCGTCTCCACGATCTACTTCGCCGCCGCCGTGCGCGACAACGGCGGCGGCACGGTGATCGGCTCCGAGATCGTGCCGGAGAAGGCGGCGACCGCTCAACGCAACCTGGCCGAGGCCGAGTTGGCCGACTACGTCGACCTGCGGGTGGGCGACGCCCGGGAGACGCTGCGCGACCTCGGCGGCCCCGTCGACTTCGCGCTCATCGACGGCTGGCCGATCAGTGACGGCGGCCCCACCCTCGCCCGCCAGGTCATCGAGATCGTCGCGCCCCAACTCCGCACCGGCGCCTTCGTGATGAACGACAACGCCGAACCCGACTACCTCGCCTACATCCGCGACCCGGCCAACGGCTTCCGCTCCGTGACCCTCCCGCTGAAGGGATCAACAGAGCTTTCCGTGAAGGTGAGTTGA
- a CDS encoding alpha/beta hydrolase-fold protein, whose amino-acid sequence MLAPEYDSVVIDDTYKPSPLFDTTAHLVQALTKKYSLDEKRFYATGQSMGAMMTLGLNIKYPDLFGASFVVAGQWPADQAKSLAKSLAKKKLWIVVSQDGDKSYSGENAITKAVKAQGTAVATAVWDGRSTGAQFAADVRSMKAQKAPVNYASFKTGTVVPKGSTTSAHMATWQVAHTIPGIRGRVMDQSRRVHSL is encoded by the coding sequence GTGCTCGCCCCCGAGTACGACTCCGTCGTGATCGACGACACCTACAAGCCGTCGCCGCTCTTCGACACCACCGCCCATCTCGTCCAGGCGCTCACAAAGAAGTACAGCCTCGACGAGAAACGGTTCTACGCGACCGGGCAGTCGATGGGCGCGATGATGACGCTGGGCCTGAACATCAAGTACCCGGATTTGTTCGGGGCGTCGTTCGTCGTCGCCGGGCAGTGGCCGGCGGACCAGGCGAAGTCGCTGGCGAAGTCGCTGGCGAAAAAGAAACTCTGGATCGTCGTCTCGCAGGACGGCGACAAGTCCTACTCCGGCGAGAACGCCATCACCAAGGCCGTCAAGGCGCAGGGCACGGCCGTAGCGACGGCGGTGTGGGACGGGCGGTCCACCGGGGCCCAGTTCGCGGCGGACGTGCGGAGCATGAAGGCGCAGAAGGCGCCGGTCAACTACGCCTCCTTCAAGACCGGGACGGTCGTGCCGAAGGGCTCGACGACCAGTGCGCACATGGCCACCTGGCAGGTCGCCCACACGATCCCCGGCATCCGGGGCCGGGTCATGGACCAGTCCCGCCGAGTTCATTCCCTCTGA
- a CDS encoding alpha/beta hydrolase-fold protein, with protein sequence MDRRRFMAGTATATAGALAVFGSATPSSAQEASGTGATGSDGDHVKGLTAITQVFGAGQKLVAVAVEYDREIDGRTLSTSTFTVTDRTVTKVYTNRTADLDEQARYGRYVIVELSTDDTAAALWVTQQGGGTPPTGGTGGTGDSDGGVGAGGPKVGDTTPGGTIVAAKATLTQAGAVTTAHGTQYPASTTALTTDAVKNLIVDDFQQFTFADPATGQTLNYNLFVPEHYNPRKSYPLVLFMHDASVVNVATEGPLVQGLGAVCWASPEDQARHEAFVLAPEYGSVVIDDDYLPSTLFDATANLVESVTQQYSIDPDRRYTTGQSMGAMMSLGLNIKYPDLFAAAFIVAGQWPEAQAAPLAKKDLWILVSADDTKAYPGEQAIAAVIQEQGTQVGTALWDGQSTAAEFAADVRAMKAQRTPVNFAAFETGTTVPTGSTTSAHMGTWQIAYTIPGIRDWIMRQSL encoded by the coding sequence ATGGACAGGCGTAGGTTCATGGCCGGTACCGCGACCGCGACGGCGGGGGCCCTGGCGGTGTTCGGCAGCGCGACCCCCAGCTCGGCGCAGGAGGCGAGCGGGACGGGCGCGACCGGCTCGGACGGAGACCATGTGAAGGGTCTCACCGCCATCACCCAGGTCTTCGGAGCCGGGCAGAAGCTCGTCGCCGTGGCGGTCGAGTACGACAGAGAGATCGACGGCCGGACGCTGTCGACGTCGACGTTCACGGTCACCGACCGCACCGTGACCAAGGTCTACACGAACCGCACCGCCGACCTCGACGAGCAGGCGCGGTACGGCCGTTACGTCATCGTCGAGCTGTCCACCGACGACACGGCGGCGGCCCTGTGGGTGACCCAGCAGGGCGGCGGGACCCCGCCCACCGGCGGCACGGGCGGTACGGGCGACTCCGACGGCGGGGTCGGGGCGGGCGGCCCGAAGGTGGGCGACACCACCCCCGGCGGGACCATCGTGGCCGCGAAGGCGACGCTCACGCAGGCCGGCGCGGTCACCACGGCCCACGGCACCCAGTACCCCGCGAGCACCACGGCGCTGACCACCGACGCCGTGAAGAACCTGATCGTCGACGACTTCCAGCAGTTCACCTTCGCCGACCCCGCGACCGGCCAGACGCTGAACTACAACCTGTTCGTGCCCGAGCACTACAACCCGCGCAAGAGCTACCCGCTGGTGCTGTTCATGCACGACGCGAGCGTGGTCAACGTCGCGACCGAGGGCCCGCTGGTGCAGGGCCTGGGCGCGGTGTGCTGGGCGAGCCCGGAGGACCAGGCCCGGCACGAGGCCTTCGTGCTCGCCCCCGAGTACGGCTCCGTCGTGATCGACGACGACTACCTGCCGTCGACGCTCTTCGACGCCACCGCCAACCTCGTCGAGTCCGTGACGCAGCAGTACAGCATCGACCCCGACCGCCGTTATACGACGGGTCAGTCGATGGGCGCGATGATGTCGCTCGGCCTGAACATCAAGTACCCGGACCTGTTCGCGGCGGCGTTCATCGTCGCCGGGCAGTGGCCGGAGGCGCAGGCCGCGCCGCTGGCGAAGAAGGACCTGTGGATCCTGGTCTCCGCCGACGACACCAAGGCCTACCCCGGCGAACAGGCCATCGCCGCGGTCATCCAGGAGCAGGGCACGCAGGTCGGCACCGCGCTGTGGGACGGGCAGTCCACCGCCGCCGAGTTCGCGGCCGACGTCCGCGCCATGAAAGCCCAGCGGACGCCGGTGAACTTCGCCGCGTTCGAGACCGGCACGACCGTACCGACCGGCTCGACGACCAGTGCGCACATGGGCACCTGGCAGATCGCGTACACGATCCCCGGGATCCGGGACTGGATCATGCGGCAGTCGCTGTAA
- a CDS encoding cytochrome c oxidase assembly protein, translating into MENPPQLTMGRLFSSWQADVPALLVVVLLGGLYGWGVLRLRRRGESWPVARTAAFAVLGLGTLVIATMSALAVYDRVLFWPAAVQNVLLDLIAPLGLALGDPLRLALRALPERGAARAQGVLTGRLVRLFTFPLVSTALVLTTELTIYFTPYFETALANNWLHQLMYLQLLLAGSLFVLPVLTREEALPAWCTHPVRAGLVFVDGIIDAVPGIVVMTHGTLIAGSWYLAHSPSWAPDVQHDQQLGGGAMVGIAELVAVPFLLAILVQWARTERAETVALDRRLDTELERATPAEAAVDGPELVRPWWETENSEVAQRIRGQR; encoded by the coding sequence ATGGAGAACCCGCCGCAGCTCACCATGGGACGGCTGTTCTCCTCCTGGCAGGCGGACGTTCCCGCGCTGCTGGTCGTCGTACTCCTCGGCGGCCTGTACGGCTGGGGCGTCCTGCGGCTGAGGCGGCGCGGCGAGAGCTGGCCGGTGGCGCGGACCGCCGCGTTCGCGGTGCTCGGGCTCGGCACGCTCGTCATCGCCACGATGTCGGCGCTGGCCGTGTACGACCGCGTGCTGTTCTGGCCGGCCGCCGTCCAGAACGTCCTCCTCGACCTGATCGCCCCGCTCGGCCTGGCCCTGGGCGATCCGCTGCGGCTGGCCCTGCGCGCCCTGCCCGAACGCGGGGCGGCGCGCGCGCAGGGAGTGCTCACCGGCCGCCTGGTCCGGCTGTTCACCTTCCCCCTGGTCAGCACGGCCCTGGTGCTGACCACGGAACTCACGATCTACTTCACGCCGTACTTCGAGACGGCGTTGGCCAACAACTGGCTGCACCAGCTCATGTACCTCCAACTGCTGCTCGCCGGGAGCCTGTTCGTCCTCCCGGTGCTCACCCGCGAGGAGGCACTGCCCGCCTGGTGCACCCACCCGGTGCGGGCGGGCCTGGTGTTCGTCGACGGGATCATCGACGCGGTACCGGGCATCGTGGTGATGACCCACGGCACGCTAATCGCCGGCTCCTGGTACCTCGCCCACTCCCCGTCCTGGGCCCCTGACGTGCAGCACGACCAACAGCTCGGCGGCGGTGCGATGGTCGGCATCGCCGAGCTGGTCGCCGTCCCCTTCCTGCTCGCGATCCTGGTCCAGTGGGCCCGCACGGAACGCGCGGAGACGGTCGCGCTGGACCGGCGGCTGGACACGGAACTGGAGCGGGCGACACCCGCGGAAGCTGCGGTGGACGGGCCGGAACTCGTCCGCCCCTGGTGGGAGACCGAGAACAGCGAGGTCGCGCAGCGCATCCGGGGACAGCGGTAG
- a CDS encoding TetR/AcrR family transcriptional regulator produces the protein MTDSKDSRPDRTDRPAAVGKRQRLTTATARVLHEQGVERTTIADIARAADVPTGNVYYYFKTKDELIEAALSEHTGSLETLTARLDELPDPRERLKALIGGWVEQKDIAARHGCPMGTLAVELDKRYEGGLDLAAGQVIRRLVDWVEQQYRLLGAADPEGLALTLVSAYQGMSLLSNALRDPEIMTREGARLIRELDSLTVA, from the coding sequence ATGACTGACTCAAAGGATTCCCGGCCCGACAGGACCGACCGGCCCGCCGCCGTCGGCAAGCGGCAGCGGCTGACCACCGCCACCGCCCGGGTCCTGCACGAGCAGGGCGTGGAGCGCACGACCATCGCCGACATCGCCCGCGCCGCCGACGTCCCGACGGGCAACGTCTACTACTACTTCAAGACCAAGGACGAGCTGATCGAGGCGGCCCTCTCCGAGCACACCGGCTCCCTGGAGACCCTGACCGCCCGGCTCGACGAGCTGCCCGACCCGCGCGAACGCCTCAAGGCACTGATCGGCGGCTGGGTCGAGCAGAAGGACATCGCGGCCCGCCACGGCTGCCCCATGGGCACCCTCGCCGTAGAGCTGGACAAGCGGTACGAGGGTGGGCTCGATCTCGCCGCGGGGCAGGTCATACGGCGGTTGGTGGACTGGGTGGAGCAGCAGTACCGGCTGCTCGGCGCGGCCGATCCCGAGGGGCTCGCGCTGACCCTCGTCAGTGCCTACCAGGGCATGTCGTTGCTCTCGAACGCCCTGCGCGATCCGGAGATCATGACCCGTGAAGGGGCCCGGCTGATAAGGGAGTTGGACAGCCTCACAGTGGCGTGA